A DNA window from Lachancea thermotolerans CBS 6340 chromosome G complete sequence contains the following coding sequences:
- a CDS encoding KLTH0G12056p (some similarities with uniprot|P32319 Saccharomyces cerevisiae YBL017C PEP1 Type I transmembrane sorting receptor for multiple vacuolar hydrolases cycles between the late-Golgi and prevacuolar endosome-like compartments), with protein MLASRLLALLCASLAIAVNQPRTIPAANLWPFHLRSFAGSADLWRHINGSIAVSTDVGASWNAVESLGHDIESFTIDKNFPESRAFAVDGKRGLLFQTVDQGRSWTQMPSDHSFWDIAENEADPNTTLVLNVATNPFVRDDIVVNPKHERFNIIRYALKSAFLSTDGKALRLMTGLKLPKGQLLFKHCDIFGAAPAQKVICSFQMQVSSWTGYHQNYFLFHSDNHGKTFKVPRDFKLRTVLNRWLLSGYDVVLTDAKKKVRGVPMYRLFLSRDAVKYEKAEVLSDYRPPTLEPLGGSPKRLLVRTPRIVDDELREELLVSNAHGPLLTSLVILDPYSQSVTFIDTDADRVATILHPWHLQSMTAFPANKGDALITFDDGHEWSRLKLRDPKGEFGCDPALTDSCFVNTMSPQILEMHREEFGRSGFYSNGTSGPPYWEYLSHLTDCPRQSGVLGVSALIGTAVTINGTLRSTSESMTFLTTDGGRSWQKILDFPAKVAFGNHGKLLVAIPFSNGPKISQFHYSMDQGSTWSTGEFDRPFRAFMLTLVPGDASSTAFLVSAWDSGSRNHIIDFSEMLVGPNAASDRGSDAARGPVVDEQQVLKLLSG; from the coding sequence ATGCTCGCTTCCAGGCTTCTGGCGCTGCTTTGCGCGAGCCTTGCAATCGCCGTTAACCAGCCCCGTACAATCCCTGCGGCGAATCTGTGGCCCTTTCACCTGCGTTCCTTCGCAGGCTCTGCGGACCTCTGGCGACATATCAATGGCAGTATTGCCGTCAGCACCGACGTAGGCGCCAGCTGGAATGCGGTCGAATCGCTAGGTCACGACATCGAGAGCTTCACGATTGACAAAAACTTTCCCGAATCACGCGCATTCGCCGTAGATGGCAAGCGCGGCCTCCTCTTCCAAACCGTGGACCAGGGCCGCAGTTGGACGCAAATGCCCAGCGACCACTCGTTCTGGGACATCGCGGAGAACGAGGCGGACCCGAACACAACCCTAGTGCTCAATGTAGCCACAAATCCTTTCGTGAGAGATGATATTGTTGTGAACCCCAAGCATGAGCGTTTTAATATCATCAGATACGCGCTAAAGAGCGCGTTTCTGTCCACCGACGGCAAAGCCCTCCGTTTAATGACGGGGCTAAAGCTGCCAAAGGGCCAACTGCTTTTCAAACATTGTGATATTTTCGGcgccgcgccagcgcaGAAAGTCATTTGCAGTTTCCAAATGCAAGTATCATCGTGGACGGGTTATCACCAAAACTATTTCCTCTTTCACTCTGACAACCACGGTAAGACCTTTAAAGTCCCCAGAGATTTCAAGCTTCGCACGGTCTTAAATCGGTGGTTGCTCAGCGGCTACGACGTAGTCCTCACCGAcgcgaaaaaaaaggttCGCGGGGTCCCTATGTACCGCTTGTTTCTATCACGAGATGCCGTCAAGTACGAGAAGGCGGAAGTGCTTTCTGATTATAGACCCCCGACACTCGAGCCCCTGGGCGGCTCCCCTAAGAGATTGCTCGTGCGCACGCCGCGTATCGTAGACGATGAGCTGAGAGAAGAATTGCTGGTCTCGAACGCACATGGCCCGCTGCTCACGTCTCTCGTCATTCTGGATCCGTACTCGCAGTCGGTCACGTTTATCGACACTGACGCAGATCGCGTCGCCACGATCTTGCATCCCTGGCATTTACAATCCATGACCGCGTTCCCCGCGAACAAAGGCGATGCACTGATCACATTTGACGATGGTCACGAATGGTCTCGGCTGAAGCTGCGCGATCCCAAGGGCGAGTTTGGCTGCGACCCAGCTCTGACGGACAGCTGCTTTGTGAATACGATGTCGCCTCAGATTCTTGAGATGCACAGGGAGGAGTTTGGAAGGTCCGGGTTCTATTCTAACGGCACGTCGGGCCCCCCATACTGGGAGTATCTATCGCATTTGACGGATTGTCCTCGGCAGAGCGGCGTGCTTGGCGTGTCGGCGCTTATAGGAACCGCGGTCACTATCAACGGCACCTTGCGCTCCACGTCCGAGTCGATGACGTTCCTGACGACCGATGGCGGCCGCTCTTGGCAGAAGATTCTAGACTTCCCCGCTAAGGTCGCCTTCGGAAATCACGGCAAATTACTTGTGGCGATACCGTTCTCTAATGGTCCCAAGATCTCGCAGTTCCACTACTCAATGGACCAGGGCAGCACGTGGAGCACAGGCGAGTTTGACAGGCCCTTCCGGGCGTTCATGCTTACGCTGGTTCCTGGCGACGCTTCCAGCACAGCGTTTCTCGTCTCGGCGTGGGATTCCGGCAGCAGAAACCACATCATCGACTTCTCGGAGATGCTCGTGGGCCCTAACGCGGCCTCTGATCGCGGTTCTGACGCAGCCCGTGGGCCGGTCGTCGATGAGCAGCAGGtgttgaagctgctgagtGGGTAA
- the CTH1 gene encoding putative mRNA-binding protein CTH1 (some similarities with uniprot|P47976 Saccharomyces cerevisiae YDR151C), whose amino-acid sequence MQAHKLYPGSVSSQSTQTSSVFSAEEEDYDSRIKEIEAYYMRTLLAEDGDGDGGAGAGASAESPTKSTAAQAKPAPGAWASGVWNQAALVSPATAGTASGAGRALEVEINPQYMPATGVMPLTSENLKLLQNPKLAPHKLECVAEKPARKQQSSRKPGEQPAQQQGQPHEKCNKVLYKTELCESFSTKGSCKYGHNCQFAHGLQELKFKERNNKFRTKPCVNWMRTGSCPYGQRCCFKHGSDQDIKVYLQAGHIPRGRDTEPARRNMHADVQALQKMAW is encoded by the coding sequence ATGCAGGCTCATAAGTTGTACCCAGGAAGTGTGTCGTCGCAGTCGACGCAGACGTCGTCAGTGTTCTCAGCGGAGGAGGAAGATTACGACTCGCGGATCAAGGAAATCGAGGCGTACTATATGCGGACGCTGCTGGCCGAGGacggcgacggcgacggCGGTGCAGGCGCGGGTGCCAGCGCAGAATCGCCGACCAAAAGCACCGCGGCGCAAGCTAAGCCCGCGCCCGGCGCGTGGGCCAGTGGGGTGTGGAACCAGGCCGCATTGGTCTCGCCTGCCACCGCGGGCACTGCGAgcggcgccggccgcgCGCTCGAGGTCGAGATCAACCCACAGTACATGCCCGCCACGGGCGTGATGCCTCTCACCAGCGAGAACCTCAAGCTGCTACAGAACCCCAAGCTTGCTCCACACAAGCTAGAATGCGTCGCGGAAAAGCCCGCGCGCAAGCAGCAGTCCTCGCGCAAGCCCGGGGAGCAGCccgcgcagcagcagggcCAGCCCCACGAAAAGTGCAACAAAGTGCTCTACAAGACCGAGCTCTGTGAGTCCTTCTCGACCAAGGGCTCTTGCAAGTACGGTCACAACTGCCAGTTCGCGCACGGGCTGCAAGAGCTTAAGTTCAAGGAGCGCAACAACAAGTTCCGCACCAAGCCCTGCGTCAACTGGATGCGCACGGGCAGCTGCCCCTACGGCCAGCGCTGCTGCTTCAAGCATGGCAGCGACCAGGATATCAAGGTTTACTTGCAGGCCGGCCACATCCCACGCGGCCGTGACACAGAGCCTGCGCGCAGGAACATGCACGCGGACGTCCAAGCTCTCCAAAAGATGGCGTGGTAG
- a CDS encoding KLTH0G11968p (some similarities with uniprot|P40890 Saccharomyces cerevisiae YJL222W), with protein sequence MQVHPSLVTGEGEESNSDGQRFFSIKSNLSLKQDLLLIVTNFRNVPSSGIVSETERKVFSSSDGENFRVARFYSFDANFHCNYFGSGNQNKIICQSPAFQRMEANTLMDVEGRILYSSDGGQTLQKIHHFDNLHIVSSHVSGDFHIVLTKNSPVKPAREFQIWVSRDLQSYELVSNALPIVEEPGTIKPLANSSRVLLRVPTSTESGKREVSLMLSNSNLSAFAPVLTFPSLKETHFSIENANGEIAVVTFTPGLSGPDKSVASRSNITFDEGKSWSKLCLEDFEAVQFGCSDAEPEACSLEVSRTIEIMGTYGRESTFPISAFVGYIAKQSDEGASVSEPMTFASKNGGKSWKKLLDFSAKLVVGGSGNIIDAFPDRRHVDSVPIFYSTDQGSTWSEVVLEESARHYLLIPTSTDGSSSVFGVVCYNPERGSANFYILNFSERTGQENSPDHGAGYIKGFEIDNQEVLQSLPDRQNGFLSGILEHLNQRLFG encoded by the coding sequence ATGCAAGTCCATCCTTCGCTAGTGACAGGTGAAGGAGAAGAGAGCAACTCGGACGGGCAAAGATTCTTTTCTATCAAATCGAATCTCTCGCTGAAACAAGACCTGTTATTGATCGTGACTAATTTCCGCAATGTTCCGAGCTCTGGTATTGTATCCGAAACGGAGAGAAAGGTTTTTTCTTCTAGCGATGGCGAAAACTTTCGTGTTGCAAGGTTTTATTCATTCGATGCGAACTTCCATTGTAACTACTTTGGTAGCGGAAACCAGAATAAAATTATATGCCAATCGCCTGCTTTTCAGCGGATGGAAGCCAACACTTTAATGGATGTAGAGGGGCGTATCCTCTACTCTAGTGACGGTGGGCAAACTTTACAGAAAATTCATCATTTTGATAATCTCCACATAGTGTCGTCGCACGTTTCAGGGGACTTCCATATAGTTTTGACTAAAAATTCGCCCGTAAAGCCTGCCAGGGAGTTCCAAATCTGGGTCTCGCGCGACTTGCAGAGCTACGAACTCGTCTCAAATGCACTACCAATCGTCGAGGAACCTGGCACCATAAAGCCGTTAGCCAACTCCTCAAGAGTGCTTTTAAGGGTGCCAACTTCTACAGAGAGCggcaaaagagaagtttcattgatgctttcaaactcaaatCTCTCGGCATTTGCTCCTGTGTTAACATTCCCGTCCCTCAAGGAAACGCATTTTTCTATCGAAAACGCCAACGGTGAAATTGCTGTAGTCACATTTACCCCAGGCTTATCTGGACCCGATAAATCTGTCGCTTCCCGCTCTAACATTACATTCGACGAAGGAAAGTCATGGTCTAAGCTTTGtcttgaagattttgaagctgttcAGTTTGGTTGCAGTGACGCCGAACCTGAAGCGTGCTCTCTAGAGGTGTCTCGAACTATTGAGATCATGGGTACCTACGGACGGGAATCGACTTTTCCAATCTCGGCGTTTGTTGGTTACATTGCCAAGCAATCTGACGAAGGTGCATCAGTTTCTGAGCCTATGACATTTGCCTCAAAGAACGGGGGCAAATCTTGGAAGAAACTCTTGGATTTTTCAGCAAAGTTAGTTGTCGGAGGCTCCGGCAATATCATTGACGCTTTTCCGGATAGAAGACACGTTGACAGCGTGCCAATTTTTTACTCCACAGACCAGGGTAGCACTTGGTCCGAGGTCGTACTGGAAGAGTCAGCTCGTCACTATCTGCTTATTCCAACTTCCACAGACGGCTCTAGTTCTGTCTTTGGGGTGGTTTGTTATAATCCTGAGCGCGGTTCTGCAAACTTTTATATCCTAAACTTTTCTGAGAGGACTGGGCAAGAAAATTCGCCGGATCACGGTGCAGGTTACATCAAAGGGTTTGAGATCGACAATCAGGAGGTCCTCCAAAGTTTACCGGATAGACAAAACGGGTTTTTAAGCGGAATTCTTGAACATTTAAACCAGAGGTTATTTGGGTGA
- a CDS encoding KLTH0G12078p (some similarities with uniprot|P32319 Saccharomyces cerevisiae YBL017C PEP1 Type I transmembrane sorting receptor for multiple vacuolar hydrolases cycles between the late-Golgi and prevacuolar endosome-like compartments), which produces MTLQKPTALQIWCSTRGPSSGPDCSSRIRTQSSGAIQHSLQLFHEHAVTSRPALSGTSGIIAFVGRAVTFNGSLRLTSGNKTFLARDGRVSWRKILDFSVFVHFGDHGNILVANPSLGYGDPGNSALHYSTDQGNYWSPPQLGDSSDAYDTALVTSGDSGPAFEIRSKCLLGGSEHYVVVFSEVLNKVKKPGNSSAPTSKKRVVGSKCLRRLGAEWECLLYATGLWGLPSS; this is translated from the coding sequence ATGACACTGCAGAAGCCGACGGCCCTTCAAATATGGTGTTCGACAAGGGGACCGTCAAGTGGTCCAGACTGCAGCTCAAGGATCCGGACCCAGAGTTCGGGTGCGATCCAACACAGCCTGCAATTGTTTCATGAACATGCAGTTACCTCGAGGCCGGCCTTAAGTGGCACTTCCGGGATCATTGCATTTGTGGGCCGGGCAGTCACGTTCAACGGCTCATTGCGCTTGACATCTGGGAACAAGACTTTTCTAGCCCGAGACGGCAGAGTGTCCTGGCGGAAGATTCTGGACTTCTCTGTATTTGTCCATTTTGGCGACCACGGCAACATCCTCGTTGCAAACCCATCGCTGGGATATGGGGATCCTGGGAACTCGGCGCTGCACTACTCCACAGACCAAGGTAATTATTGGAGCCCACCCCAGCTGGGAGACTCTTCCGACGCTTACGACACTGCTCTTGTCACGAGCGGTGATTCTGGCCCGGCCTTTGAAATACGTAGTAAATGCTTGCTAGGCGGTTCTGAACATTACGTTGTGGTTTTTTCAGAGGTGCTTAACAAAGTAAAGAAACCTGGAAATAGCTCCGCTCCAACCTCGAAGAAACGCGTGGTGGGCAGCAAATGCCTCAGGCGCTTGGGAGCTGAGTGGGAGTGCTTGTTGTATGCAACGGGTCTGTGGGGCCTGCCGAGCTCGTAG
- the GIR2 gene encoding Gir2p (similar to uniprot|Q03768 Saccharomyces cerevisiae YDR152W GIR2 RWD domain containing protein of unknown function) — MDYKDEQSQELEVLESIYPDEFAVQSDEYPKVQFSVSLPLDLVPLESSSFTQDSINMEHHLVLNFKLPETYPETVPEITIECEQERKANVHDDSEDSEEDEEVEYDEHGNPVESKLANLPDQVQFDEYVKVLESQVESQASEDMLIGMQMCFALVSWIKESCEHHFQERLAELEREHERKLLDREAEEQKKFRGTKVTSESYLEWRAKFREETGLNERDAARKVEAHSGRLTGRQIFEQGLDGSEDVEEE, encoded by the coding sequence ATGGACTACAAAGACGAACAGAGtcaggaacttgaagttctGGAATCTATATATCCAGATGAGTTTGCCGTTCAGTCCGACGAGTATCCCAAGGTTCAGTTCAGCGTGAGTCTCCCACTGGACTTGGTACCGCTGGAGTCCTCCTCTTTCACTCAGGACTCTATCAACATGGAACACCATCTGGtgctcaacttcaaactTCCTGAAACATATCCCGAGACAGTACCAGAGATTACAATAGAGTGTGAGCAGGAGCGCAAAGCTAATGTGCACGATGACTCTGAAGAcagcgaagaagacgaagaggtCGAATACGACGAGCACGGCAATCCGGTCGAGTCGAAACTCGCCAACCTGCCAGATCAGGTTCAATTCGACGAGTACGTTAAAGTGCTTGAATCCCAGGTTGAATCACAGGCCAGTGAGGATATGCTAATTGGCATGCAAATGTGCTTTGCCCTGGTATCCTGGATTAAAGAATCTTGTGAGCACCACTTCCAAGAGCGGCTTGCGGAACTTGAGCGTGAGCACGAGCGCAAACTCCTGGACCGTGAGGCTGAAGAGCAGAAGAAGTTTCGCGGGACCAAGGTCACTAGCGAATCATATTTGGAGTGGAGGGCAAAATTCCGCGAGGAAACTGGACTTAACGAGCGTGACGCTGCAAGAAAGGTCGAGGCCCATAGCGGCAGGTTGACTGGAAGACAAATCTTCGAGCAAGGTCTAGATGGTAGCGAGGATGTAGAGGAAGAATAA
- a CDS encoding KLTH0G12034p (some similarities with uniprot|P40890 Saccharomyces cerevisiae YJL222W), translated as MLASRLLALTCVGLTLAAGQPRVSLTDDLRVSAFAGSADLWRLNNGSVSVSTDGGANWATVDSLGHDIESFKIDENFPESRAFAIDSKRGRIFQSVDQGRAWTEMLSDASFWDNPEDEANPLASLWFSMQTNPYAREDVVVTLSQCLENEYVRRCNASKNAFISTDGEYFRRATEIAAPKGQLLDNRCRFFGAEAGPRVICQLRLSQQPQGEGYQGLNVKLFYSDDHGETFAALEEFEHRSVMSSMTFGGLDAVTTIEAKKSHQQSAYQLWLSRDGSHYE; from the coding sequence ATGCTCGCTTCTAGGCTTCTCGCCCTAACGTGCGTGGGTCTCACACTTGCTGCGGGCCAGCCTCGCGTATCTCTAACTGATGATTTACGGGTTTCCGCTTTCGCGGGTTCTGCGGACCTCTGGCGACTTAACAACGGCAGCGTCTCCGTCAGCACTGACGGTGGCGCAAACTGGGCTACGGTTGACTCACTTGGCCACGATattgaaagcttcaagatTGACGAAAACTTCCCCGAATCGCGCGCGTTCGCCATTGACAGCAAGCGCGGTCGTATCTTTCAAAGCGTGGACCAGGGCCGCGCCTGGACGGAAATGCTCAGTGACGCTTCATTCTGGGACAAtccagaagatgaagctaACCCGCTGGCGTCCCTGTGGTTTAGTATGCAGACGAATCCATATGCGCGTGAAGATGTCGTTGTGACTCTGTCACAATGTCTCGAGAACGAGTATGTTAGAAGATGCAATGCCTCCAAGAATGCATTCATCTCCACCGATGGCGAGTACTTCCGCCGCGCGACGGAAATCGCAGCACCCAAAGGGCAGTTGCTCGACAACCGGTGCCGGTTTTTCGGCGCGGAGGCCGGGCCAAGAGTTATATGCCAGCTGCGCCTTTCGCAACAACCCCAAGGGGAGGGCTACCAAGGCCTGAATGTCAAGCTTTTCTACTCAGATGATCATGGAGAGACCTTCGCTGCCCTCGAAGAATTCGAGCACCGCTCAGTGATGTCCTCGATGACATTTGGTGGTCTCGATGCGGTCACCACCATCGAGGCAAAGAAGAGTCACCAGCAGTCCGCGTACCAGCTATGGTTATCGCGGGACGGGAGCCATTACGAATAA
- a CDS encoding KLTH0G11990p (some similarities with uniprot|P32319 Saccharomyces cerevisiae YBL017C PEP1 Type I transmembrane sorting receptor for multiple vacuolar hydrolases cycles between the late-Golgi and prevacuolar endosome-like compartments) produces the protein MKQDLHAICWNARALALGNVLAHSGSGRTGPSYYFPYSDQATGPSCAFAGSSTLLTLQGGLLRITNATHRNWTIVDQVGHNISSFELDENNPGFRAFAFDGTYARVFQTMDQGRTWTQMTNKESFWDSAEDKNNPKVRLNFHVQTNAFALEDILVTVVRCESITKEVSSCEASTSVFVSVDGKHFRRRAKIKAPDGCPISYRCYFSGSDAGARVICELRVLLPSPKGGFLGQDVGLFYSDNHGKTFVALEEFKRQMVWCLQAIGNFSTVITVKPKKWYRTEPSFELWMSRDGSRFERVDQATSRRMPMVESLDHSFKRQLVRLRSVIDGQLTETILVANSHGPYLKYLVRFRPNTQTASLINGLSDSVTAILHPLKTFPHEMSVGLERRAISTSDASRSFRLLNLHGPARELVCNPKDNDDCYFNLLPPEKSLLHEFPGAVALVGTVAMVGGPSRSKPEPITFVTRDSGRTWHKLLDFPALVAFGDHDNVVVAVPSRTDSESPLLYYSTDRGNSWSLHRFEKPIKVLSISRASADISSAIFIMSAKSAEDGHRRYAIDFSDVIANAQQLNSYSGEASGSISEGQKVTKTRDPVRAFRATTSQSTVTHREPT, from the coding sequence ATGAAGCAAGACCTGCATGCGATATGTTGGAATGCTCGAGCTCTAGCTCTTGGCAATGTTTTGGCCCATTCGGGGTCTGGCAGAACAGGACCCTCGTATTATTTTCCTTACAGTGACCAGGCAACGGGGCCATCATGCGCCTTTGCAGGTTCATCTACTCTTTTAACATTACAAGGTGGTCTTCTCAGAATTACGAATGCGACGCACCGCAATTGGACCATCGTTGACCAGGTTGGGCACAACATCTCGAGTTTTGAGCTCGACGAAAACAACCCTGGATTCCGCGCGTTTGCCTTCGATGGCACGTACGCCCGAGTTTTCCAGACCATGGACCAGGGCCGCACCTGGACGCAAATGACTAACAAAGAGTCATTTTGGGACAGCGCCGAGGACAAGAACAATCCAAAAGTCCGCCTTAACTTTCACGTGCAGACGAATGCATTCGCCCTTGAAGACATTCTTGTAACTGTGGTACGGTGTGAGAGCATCACAAAAGAAGTATCATCGTGTGAAGCTTCCACAAGCGTGTTCGTGTCCGTCGACGGCAAGCATTTCCGTCGACGAGCAAAGATCAAGGCGCCCGACGGATGCCCGATCAGTTACCGATGCTATTTCTCCGGCTCAGATGCGGGAGCTAGAGTGATTTGCGAACTGCGCGTCTTGCTGCCATCTCCTAAGGGCGGCTTTCTGGGCCAAGATGTTGGACTGTTTTATTCCGACAACCACGGAAAAACTTTCGTTGCACTTGAGGAGTTTAAACGCCAGATGGTATGGTGTCTGCAGGCAATCGGCAACTTCAGCACCGTGATAACTGTCAAGCCCAAGAAGTGGTACCGAACTGAACCTAGCTTCGAACTGTGGATGTCACGTGACGGGAGCCGCTTTGAGAGGGTTGACCAAGCGACCAGCCGCAGAATGCCTATGGTCGAGTCTTTGGATCattccttcaaaaggcAACTCGTGCGTTTGAGGAGTGTTATAGATGGACAACTCACAGAAACGATATTGGTTGCAAATTCGCACGGACCATATCTCAAGTATCTGGTGAGGTTTAGACCAAACACGCAGACCGCTTCTCTCATTAACGGACTTTCCGATAGTGTAACTGCCATTTTACATCCCTTGAAGACTTTCCCCCATGAAATGTCCGTTGGATTGGAGCGTCGCGCTATTTCAACATCTGACGCCAGTCGATCTTTTCGCTTACTAAATCTCCACGGCCCTGCGCGCGAACTTGTCTGCAACCCGAAGGATAACGACGACTGCTACTTTAATCTCCTGCCGCCTGAGAAGAGCCTGCTGCACGAATTCCCTGGGGCCGTGGCACTTGTAGGCACCGTAGCCATGGTTGGGGGCCCGTCTCGCTCAAAGCCTGAGCCCATAACGTTTGTGACAAGAGACAGCGGGAGGACCTGGCACAAACTCCTAGACTTTCCGGCGCTTGTGGCCTTTGGGGACCATGACAATGTCGTCGTAGCCGTTCCTTCAAGAACGGATTCAGAGAGTCCGCTACTGTATTACTCCACCGATCGGGGCAATTCCTGGAGCCTGCACCGGTTTGAAAAGCCCATAAAGGTGCTCAGTATTTCTCGAGCTTCCGCAGACATTTCTAGCGCGATCTTCATAATGTCAGCAAAATCTGCGGAAGACGGCCATAGACGCTACGCGATAGACTTTTCGGATGTGATTGCGAACGCACAGCAGCTTAATTCTTACTCCGGAGAAGCCTCTGGGTCAATATCTGAGGGGCAGAAAGTCACAAAAACGAGGGATCCGGTTAGGGCTTTCCGGGCTACTACCTCACAGTCGACCGTTACGCACCGCGAGCCTACGTAG